From Doryrhamphus excisus isolate RoL2022-K1 chromosome 22, RoL_Dexc_1.0, whole genome shotgun sequence, one genomic window encodes:
- the aldh18a1 gene encoding delta-1-pyrroline-5-carboxylate synthase isoform X4: protein MLLWRMCSRIQRKARKYSWKTTRTLSQGQHGSPFAHRGELCRAKRIVVKLGSAVVTRGDECGLALGRLASIVEQVAVLHNQGREMMIVTSGAVAFGKQRLRHEILLSQSVRQALHLVNSQHKDTSLPVLEARACAAAGQSGLMALYEAMFTQYSICTAQVLVTNLDFCNDQKRKNLNSTLQELLHMNIVPIINTNDAVVPPPEPNSDLQGVISIKDNDSLAARLAVEMNAGLLIVLSDVEGLYNSPPGTDDAKLIDTFYPGDQQSITYGTKSRVGIGGMEAKVTSSIWALQGGTSVVIANGTHPKVTGHVITDIVDGKKVGTFFSQIKPAGPTVEQQTEMARKMGRKIASLHSEQRSKIISHIADLLTERKDEILSANKTDLDLAVSAGQLPHAMLKHLSLSPAKLNNLTVALRQIGASARDRVGRVLRKIRVAHKLELEQISVPIGVLLVIFQARPDCLLQLSALAIASGNALLLKGGKEAANTIRVLHQLTQEVLSMHGVTEAVQLVSSHDEVEDLCCLDKMIDLIIPCGSSRLVRKIQRSAKGIPVLGHTDGICHVYVDAEASVDKVIKIVRDAKCEYPSACNSMETLLIHRDILRTPLFDQIIATLHTEKVKIHAGPELASYLTFSPSKAESMRIEYADLECCMEVVENMEEAVEHIHKYGSSHTDVIVTENEDTAERFLHQLASACVFWNASSRFADGYCFGLGAEVGFSTARVHVRGPVGLEGLLTTKWLLRGDGHAVTDFTEQGTMKYLHANLDPGQAEEQQLN, encoded by the exons ATGCTGCTCTGGAGGATGTGTTCAAGGATCCAACGGAAAGCTCGTAAATATTCCTGGAAAACCACCAGGACTTTATCACAAG GTCAACATGGCAGCCCCTTTGCCCACCGCGGTGAGCTGTGCCGCGCAAAAAGGATTGTAGTCAAGCTAGGGAGTGCTGTGGTCACTCGCGGGGACGAGTGCGGCCTGGCGCTGGGGAGGCTAGCGTCCATCGTGGAGCAG GTGGCCGTGCTGCACAACCAAGGCCGTGAAATGATGATCGTCACCAGTGGAGCGGTAGCCTTTGGCAAGCAGCGACTCCGACACGAAATCCTGCTGTCTCAGAGCGTCCGTCAGGCCCTGCACTTGGTCAACAGTCAACACAAAGACACG TCATTACCGGTGCTGGAGGCCCGAGCCTGTGCAGCGGCGGGCCAGAGTGGATTGATGGCGCTGTACGAGGCCATGTTCACCCAGTATAGCATCTGCACCGCGCAG GTTCTGGTGACCAATCTGGACTTCTGCAATGACCAGAAGAGGAAGAACCTCAACAGCACTCTACAGGAACTACTGCACATGAATATCGTACCTATCATCAACACCAACGACGCCGTGGTTCCCCCGCCGGAGCCCAACAGCGACTTGCAGGGG GTGATTAGCATCAAGGACAACGACAGCCTGGCGGCGCGTCTCGCCGTAGAGATGAACGCCGGTCTGCTCATCGTGCTCTCTGACGTGGAAG GACTGTACAACAGCCCCCCCGGAACAGATGACGCCAAGCTCATTGACACCTTCTATCCCGGAGACCAGCAGTCCATTACCTACGGTACAAAGTCCAGAGTCGGGATCGGCGGCATGGAAGCCAAA GTGACATCGTCCATATGGGCGTTACAGGGTGGCACCTCGGTGGTCATCGCCAACGGCACCCATCCCAAAGTCACGGGCCACGTCATCACCGACATTGTCGACGGGAAGAAAGTGGGCACGTTCTTCTCTCAGATCAAACCGGCTG GTCCAACTGTTGAGCAGCAGACAGAAATGGCCCGGAAAATGGGAAGAAAGATAGCATCCCTGCACTCGGAGCAG AGGAGCAAGATCATCTCCCACATTGCAGACCTCCTGACTGAAAGGAAAGATGAGATCCTCTCTGCCAACAAGACGGACTTGGACCTGGCTGTCAGTGCAG GCCAACTTCCGCATGCTATGTTGAAGCATCTTAGCCTGTCGCCGGCGAAGCTAAACAACCTGACTGTGGCGCTTCGCCAGATAGGAGCTTCTGCTCGGGACAGAGTAGGTCGGGTGTTGCGCAAGATCAGGGTGGCTCATAAGCTGGAGCTGGAGCAGATCTCCGTGCCCATCGGGGTTCTTCTGGTCATCTTCCAAGCGAGGCCTGACTGTCTGCTTCAG TTATCAGCGTTGGCCATCGCCAGTGGGAACGCGCTGCTGCTGAAGGGCGGCAAAGAGGCGGCAAACACCATCCGTGTCCTCCATCAGCTCACTCAGGAAGTTCTCTCCATGCATGGCGTCACAGAGGCTGTGCAGCtg GTGAGCTCTCATGACGAGGTGGAGGATCTCTGCTGCCTGGACAAGATGATTGACTTGATCATACCTTGCGGATCCTCCAGGCTAGTCCGAAAAATCCAGCGATCCGCCAAGGGCATCCCGGTGCTGGGTCACACCGACGGCATCTGTCACGTCTACGTGGACGCAGAAGCGAGCGTGGATAAAGTCATCAAGATCG TCCGAGACGCCAAGTGTGAATACCCGTCTGCGTGCAATTCCATGGAAACGCTCCTGATCCACCGTGACATCCTCAGAACGCCGCTTTTCGACCAGATCATTGCGACACTCCACACCGAGAAA GTGAAGATCCACGCCGGGCCGGAGTTGGCCTCCTATCTGACGTTCAGCCCGTCCAAAGCCGAGTCCATGCGCATCGAGTATGCCGACCTGGAATGCTGCATGGAGGTGGTGGAGAACATGGAGGAAGCTGTGGAGCACATACACAAATACGGAAGCTCCCACACGGACGTCATCGTCACAGAAAATG AGGACACAGCCGAGCGCTTCCTGCACCAGCTAGCTAGTGCCTGCGTCTTCTGGAACGCCAGCTCGCGTTTTGCCGACGGCTACTGCTTTGGACTGG GAGCAGAGGTAGGCTTTAGCACAGCACGCGTCCACGTCCGTGGCCCCGTAGGGTTGGAGGGGCTGCTCACTACCAAGTGGCTCCTGAGAGGGGACGGACATGCGGTAACTGACTTCACAGAGCAAGGCACCATGAAGTACCTCCATGCTAACCTGGACCCTGGTCAGGCGGAGGAACAACAGCTCAATTAA
- the aldh18a1 gene encoding delta-1-pyrroline-5-carboxylate synthase isoform X1 has protein sequence MLLWRMCSRIQRKARKYSWKTTRTLSQGQHGSPFAHRGELCRAKRIVVKLGSAVVTRGDECGLALGRLASIVEQVAVLHNQGREMMIVTSGAVAFGKQRLRHEILLSQSVRQALHLVNSQHKDTQSLPVLEARACAAAGQSGLMALYEAMFTQYSICTAQVLVTNLDFCNDQKRKNLNSTLQELLHMNIVPIINTNDAVVPPPEPNSDLQGVISIKDNDSLAARLAVEMNAGLLIVLSDVEGLYNSPPGTDDAKLIDTFYPGDQQSITYGTKSRVGIGGMEAKVTSSIWALQGGTSVVIANGTHPKVTGHVITDIVDGKKVGTFFSQIKPAGPTVEQQTEMARKMGRKIASLHSEQRSKIISHIADLLTERKDEILSANKTDLDLAVSAGQLPHAMLKHLSLSPAKLNNLTVALRQIGASARDRVGRVLRKIRVAHKLELEQISVPIGVLLVIFQARPDCLLQLSALAIASGNALLLKGGKEAANTIRVLHQLTQEVLSMHGVTEAVQLVMKNKKVSSHDEVEDLCCLDKMIDLIIPCGSSRLVRKIQRSAKGIPVLGHTDGICHVYVDAEASVDKVIKIVRDAKCEYPSACNSMETLLIHRDILRTPLFDQIIATLHTEKVKIHAGPELASYLTFSPSKAESMRIEYADLECCMEVVENMEEAVEHIHKYGSSHTDVIVTENEDTAERFLHQLASACVFWNASSRFADGYCFGLGAEVGFSTARVHVRGPVGLEGLLTTKWLLRGDGHAVTDFTEQGTMKYLHANLDPGQAEEQQLN, from the exons ATGCTGCTCTGGAGGATGTGTTCAAGGATCCAACGGAAAGCTCGTAAATATTCCTGGAAAACCACCAGGACTTTATCACAAG GTCAACATGGCAGCCCCTTTGCCCACCGCGGTGAGCTGTGCCGCGCAAAAAGGATTGTAGTCAAGCTAGGGAGTGCTGTGGTCACTCGCGGGGACGAGTGCGGCCTGGCGCTGGGGAGGCTAGCGTCCATCGTGGAGCAG GTGGCCGTGCTGCACAACCAAGGCCGTGAAATGATGATCGTCACCAGTGGAGCGGTAGCCTTTGGCAAGCAGCGACTCCGACACGAAATCCTGCTGTCTCAGAGCGTCCGTCAGGCCCTGCACTTGGTCAACAGTCAACACAAAGACACG CAGTCATTACCGGTGCTGGAGGCCCGAGCCTGTGCAGCGGCGGGCCAGAGTGGATTGATGGCGCTGTACGAGGCCATGTTCACCCAGTATAGCATCTGCACCGCGCAG GTTCTGGTGACCAATCTGGACTTCTGCAATGACCAGAAGAGGAAGAACCTCAACAGCACTCTACAGGAACTACTGCACATGAATATCGTACCTATCATCAACACCAACGACGCCGTGGTTCCCCCGCCGGAGCCCAACAGCGACTTGCAGGGG GTGATTAGCATCAAGGACAACGACAGCCTGGCGGCGCGTCTCGCCGTAGAGATGAACGCCGGTCTGCTCATCGTGCTCTCTGACGTGGAAG GACTGTACAACAGCCCCCCCGGAACAGATGACGCCAAGCTCATTGACACCTTCTATCCCGGAGACCAGCAGTCCATTACCTACGGTACAAAGTCCAGAGTCGGGATCGGCGGCATGGAAGCCAAA GTGACATCGTCCATATGGGCGTTACAGGGTGGCACCTCGGTGGTCATCGCCAACGGCACCCATCCCAAAGTCACGGGCCACGTCATCACCGACATTGTCGACGGGAAGAAAGTGGGCACGTTCTTCTCTCAGATCAAACCGGCTG GTCCAACTGTTGAGCAGCAGACAGAAATGGCCCGGAAAATGGGAAGAAAGATAGCATCCCTGCACTCGGAGCAG AGGAGCAAGATCATCTCCCACATTGCAGACCTCCTGACTGAAAGGAAAGATGAGATCCTCTCTGCCAACAAGACGGACTTGGACCTGGCTGTCAGTGCAG GCCAACTTCCGCATGCTATGTTGAAGCATCTTAGCCTGTCGCCGGCGAAGCTAAACAACCTGACTGTGGCGCTTCGCCAGATAGGAGCTTCTGCTCGGGACAGAGTAGGTCGGGTGTTGCGCAAGATCAGGGTGGCTCATAAGCTGGAGCTGGAGCAGATCTCCGTGCCCATCGGGGTTCTTCTGGTCATCTTCCAAGCGAGGCCTGACTGTCTGCTTCAG TTATCAGCGTTGGCCATCGCCAGTGGGAACGCGCTGCTGCTGAAGGGCGGCAAAGAGGCGGCAAACACCATCCGTGTCCTCCATCAGCTCACTCAGGAAGTTCTCTCCATGCATGGCGTCACAGAGGCTGTGCAGCtggtaatgaaaaataaaaaa GTGAGCTCTCATGACGAGGTGGAGGATCTCTGCTGCCTGGACAAGATGATTGACTTGATCATACCTTGCGGATCCTCCAGGCTAGTCCGAAAAATCCAGCGATCCGCCAAGGGCATCCCGGTGCTGGGTCACACCGACGGCATCTGTCACGTCTACGTGGACGCAGAAGCGAGCGTGGATAAAGTCATCAAGATCG TCCGAGACGCCAAGTGTGAATACCCGTCTGCGTGCAATTCCATGGAAACGCTCCTGATCCACCGTGACATCCTCAGAACGCCGCTTTTCGACCAGATCATTGCGACACTCCACACCGAGAAA GTGAAGATCCACGCCGGGCCGGAGTTGGCCTCCTATCTGACGTTCAGCCCGTCCAAAGCCGAGTCCATGCGCATCGAGTATGCCGACCTGGAATGCTGCATGGAGGTGGTGGAGAACATGGAGGAAGCTGTGGAGCACATACACAAATACGGAAGCTCCCACACGGACGTCATCGTCACAGAAAATG AGGACACAGCCGAGCGCTTCCTGCACCAGCTAGCTAGTGCCTGCGTCTTCTGGAACGCCAGCTCGCGTTTTGCCGACGGCTACTGCTTTGGACTGG GAGCAGAGGTAGGCTTTAGCACAGCACGCGTCCACGTCCGTGGCCCCGTAGGGTTGGAGGGGCTGCTCACTACCAAGTGGCTCCTGAGAGGGGACGGACATGCGGTAACTGACTTCACAGAGCAAGGCACCATGAAGTACCTCCATGCTAACCTGGACCCTGGTCAGGCGGAGGAACAACAGCTCAATTAA
- the aldh18a1 gene encoding delta-1-pyrroline-5-carboxylate synthase isoform X2, protein MLLWRMCSRIQRKARKYSWKTTRTLSQGQHGSPFAHRGELCRAKRIVVKLGSAVVTRGDECGLALGRLASIVEQVAVLHNQGREMMIVTSGAVAFGKQRLRHEILLSQSVRQALHLVNSQHKDTSLPVLEARACAAAGQSGLMALYEAMFTQYSICTAQVLVTNLDFCNDQKRKNLNSTLQELLHMNIVPIINTNDAVVPPPEPNSDLQGVISIKDNDSLAARLAVEMNAGLLIVLSDVEGLYNSPPGTDDAKLIDTFYPGDQQSITYGTKSRVGIGGMEAKVTSSIWALQGGTSVVIANGTHPKVTGHVITDIVDGKKVGTFFSQIKPAGPTVEQQTEMARKMGRKIASLHSEQRSKIISHIADLLTERKDEILSANKTDLDLAVSAGQLPHAMLKHLSLSPAKLNNLTVALRQIGASARDRVGRVLRKIRVAHKLELEQISVPIGVLLVIFQARPDCLLQLSALAIASGNALLLKGGKEAANTIRVLHQLTQEVLSMHGVTEAVQLVMKNKKVSSHDEVEDLCCLDKMIDLIIPCGSSRLVRKIQRSAKGIPVLGHTDGICHVYVDAEASVDKVIKIVRDAKCEYPSACNSMETLLIHRDILRTPLFDQIIATLHTEKVKIHAGPELASYLTFSPSKAESMRIEYADLECCMEVVENMEEAVEHIHKYGSSHTDVIVTENEDTAERFLHQLASACVFWNASSRFADGYCFGLGAEVGFSTARVHVRGPVGLEGLLTTKWLLRGDGHAVTDFTEQGTMKYLHANLDPGQAEEQQLN, encoded by the exons ATGCTGCTCTGGAGGATGTGTTCAAGGATCCAACGGAAAGCTCGTAAATATTCCTGGAAAACCACCAGGACTTTATCACAAG GTCAACATGGCAGCCCCTTTGCCCACCGCGGTGAGCTGTGCCGCGCAAAAAGGATTGTAGTCAAGCTAGGGAGTGCTGTGGTCACTCGCGGGGACGAGTGCGGCCTGGCGCTGGGGAGGCTAGCGTCCATCGTGGAGCAG GTGGCCGTGCTGCACAACCAAGGCCGTGAAATGATGATCGTCACCAGTGGAGCGGTAGCCTTTGGCAAGCAGCGACTCCGACACGAAATCCTGCTGTCTCAGAGCGTCCGTCAGGCCCTGCACTTGGTCAACAGTCAACACAAAGACACG TCATTACCGGTGCTGGAGGCCCGAGCCTGTGCAGCGGCGGGCCAGAGTGGATTGATGGCGCTGTACGAGGCCATGTTCACCCAGTATAGCATCTGCACCGCGCAG GTTCTGGTGACCAATCTGGACTTCTGCAATGACCAGAAGAGGAAGAACCTCAACAGCACTCTACAGGAACTACTGCACATGAATATCGTACCTATCATCAACACCAACGACGCCGTGGTTCCCCCGCCGGAGCCCAACAGCGACTTGCAGGGG GTGATTAGCATCAAGGACAACGACAGCCTGGCGGCGCGTCTCGCCGTAGAGATGAACGCCGGTCTGCTCATCGTGCTCTCTGACGTGGAAG GACTGTACAACAGCCCCCCCGGAACAGATGACGCCAAGCTCATTGACACCTTCTATCCCGGAGACCAGCAGTCCATTACCTACGGTACAAAGTCCAGAGTCGGGATCGGCGGCATGGAAGCCAAA GTGACATCGTCCATATGGGCGTTACAGGGTGGCACCTCGGTGGTCATCGCCAACGGCACCCATCCCAAAGTCACGGGCCACGTCATCACCGACATTGTCGACGGGAAGAAAGTGGGCACGTTCTTCTCTCAGATCAAACCGGCTG GTCCAACTGTTGAGCAGCAGACAGAAATGGCCCGGAAAATGGGAAGAAAGATAGCATCCCTGCACTCGGAGCAG AGGAGCAAGATCATCTCCCACATTGCAGACCTCCTGACTGAAAGGAAAGATGAGATCCTCTCTGCCAACAAGACGGACTTGGACCTGGCTGTCAGTGCAG GCCAACTTCCGCATGCTATGTTGAAGCATCTTAGCCTGTCGCCGGCGAAGCTAAACAACCTGACTGTGGCGCTTCGCCAGATAGGAGCTTCTGCTCGGGACAGAGTAGGTCGGGTGTTGCGCAAGATCAGGGTGGCTCATAAGCTGGAGCTGGAGCAGATCTCCGTGCCCATCGGGGTTCTTCTGGTCATCTTCCAAGCGAGGCCTGACTGTCTGCTTCAG TTATCAGCGTTGGCCATCGCCAGTGGGAACGCGCTGCTGCTGAAGGGCGGCAAAGAGGCGGCAAACACCATCCGTGTCCTCCATCAGCTCACTCAGGAAGTTCTCTCCATGCATGGCGTCACAGAGGCTGTGCAGCtggtaatgaaaaataaaaaa GTGAGCTCTCATGACGAGGTGGAGGATCTCTGCTGCCTGGACAAGATGATTGACTTGATCATACCTTGCGGATCCTCCAGGCTAGTCCGAAAAATCCAGCGATCCGCCAAGGGCATCCCGGTGCTGGGTCACACCGACGGCATCTGTCACGTCTACGTGGACGCAGAAGCGAGCGTGGATAAAGTCATCAAGATCG TCCGAGACGCCAAGTGTGAATACCCGTCTGCGTGCAATTCCATGGAAACGCTCCTGATCCACCGTGACATCCTCAGAACGCCGCTTTTCGACCAGATCATTGCGACACTCCACACCGAGAAA GTGAAGATCCACGCCGGGCCGGAGTTGGCCTCCTATCTGACGTTCAGCCCGTCCAAAGCCGAGTCCATGCGCATCGAGTATGCCGACCTGGAATGCTGCATGGAGGTGGTGGAGAACATGGAGGAAGCTGTGGAGCACATACACAAATACGGAAGCTCCCACACGGACGTCATCGTCACAGAAAATG AGGACACAGCCGAGCGCTTCCTGCACCAGCTAGCTAGTGCCTGCGTCTTCTGGAACGCCAGCTCGCGTTTTGCCGACGGCTACTGCTTTGGACTGG GAGCAGAGGTAGGCTTTAGCACAGCACGCGTCCACGTCCGTGGCCCCGTAGGGTTGGAGGGGCTGCTCACTACCAAGTGGCTCCTGAGAGGGGACGGACATGCGGTAACTGACTTCACAGAGCAAGGCACCATGAAGTACCTCCATGCTAACCTGGACCCTGGTCAGGCGGAGGAACAACAGCTCAATTAA
- the aldh18a1 gene encoding delta-1-pyrroline-5-carboxylate synthase isoform X5 has translation MLLWRMCSRIQRKARKYSWKTTRTLSQGQHGSPFAHRGELCRAKRIVVKLGSAVVTRGDECGLALGRLASIVEQVAVLHNQGREMMIVTSGAVAFGKQRLRHEILLSQSVRQALHLVNSQHKDTQSLPVLEARACAAAGQSGLMALYEAMFTQYSICTAQVLVTNLDFCNDQKRKNLNSTLQELLHMNIVPIINTNDAVVPPPEPNSDLQGVISIKDNDSLAARLAVEMNAGLLIVLSDVEGLYNSPPGTDDAKLIDTFYPGDQQSITYGTKSRVGIGGMEAKVTSSIWALQGGTSVVIANGTHPKVTGHVITDIVDGKKVGTFFSQIKPAGPTVEQQTEMARKMGRKIASLHSEQRSKIISHIADLLTERKDEILSANKTDLDLAVSAGQLPHAMLKHLSLSPAKLNNLTVALRQIGASARDRVGRVLRKIRVAHKLELEQISVPIGVLLVIFQARPDCLLQLSALAIASGNALLLKGGKEAANTIRVLHQLTQEVLSMHGVTEAVQLVMKNKKVSSHDEVEDLCCLDKMIDLIIPCGSSRLVRKIQRSAKGIPVLGHTDGICHVYVDAEASVDKVIKIVRDAKCEYPSACNSMETLLIHRDILRTPLFDQIIATLHTEKLSYYFLRRGEDPRRAGVGLLSDVQPVQSRVHAHRVCRPGMLHGGGGEHGGSCGAHTQIRKLPHGRHRHRK, from the exons ATGCTGCTCTGGAGGATGTGTTCAAGGATCCAACGGAAAGCTCGTAAATATTCCTGGAAAACCACCAGGACTTTATCACAAG GTCAACATGGCAGCCCCTTTGCCCACCGCGGTGAGCTGTGCCGCGCAAAAAGGATTGTAGTCAAGCTAGGGAGTGCTGTGGTCACTCGCGGGGACGAGTGCGGCCTGGCGCTGGGGAGGCTAGCGTCCATCGTGGAGCAG GTGGCCGTGCTGCACAACCAAGGCCGTGAAATGATGATCGTCACCAGTGGAGCGGTAGCCTTTGGCAAGCAGCGACTCCGACACGAAATCCTGCTGTCTCAGAGCGTCCGTCAGGCCCTGCACTTGGTCAACAGTCAACACAAAGACACG CAGTCATTACCGGTGCTGGAGGCCCGAGCCTGTGCAGCGGCGGGCCAGAGTGGATTGATGGCGCTGTACGAGGCCATGTTCACCCAGTATAGCATCTGCACCGCGCAG GTTCTGGTGACCAATCTGGACTTCTGCAATGACCAGAAGAGGAAGAACCTCAACAGCACTCTACAGGAACTACTGCACATGAATATCGTACCTATCATCAACACCAACGACGCCGTGGTTCCCCCGCCGGAGCCCAACAGCGACTTGCAGGGG GTGATTAGCATCAAGGACAACGACAGCCTGGCGGCGCGTCTCGCCGTAGAGATGAACGCCGGTCTGCTCATCGTGCTCTCTGACGTGGAAG GACTGTACAACAGCCCCCCCGGAACAGATGACGCCAAGCTCATTGACACCTTCTATCCCGGAGACCAGCAGTCCATTACCTACGGTACAAAGTCCAGAGTCGGGATCGGCGGCATGGAAGCCAAA GTGACATCGTCCATATGGGCGTTACAGGGTGGCACCTCGGTGGTCATCGCCAACGGCACCCATCCCAAAGTCACGGGCCACGTCATCACCGACATTGTCGACGGGAAGAAAGTGGGCACGTTCTTCTCTCAGATCAAACCGGCTG GTCCAACTGTTGAGCAGCAGACAGAAATGGCCCGGAAAATGGGAAGAAAGATAGCATCCCTGCACTCGGAGCAG AGGAGCAAGATCATCTCCCACATTGCAGACCTCCTGACTGAAAGGAAAGATGAGATCCTCTCTGCCAACAAGACGGACTTGGACCTGGCTGTCAGTGCAG GCCAACTTCCGCATGCTATGTTGAAGCATCTTAGCCTGTCGCCGGCGAAGCTAAACAACCTGACTGTGGCGCTTCGCCAGATAGGAGCTTCTGCTCGGGACAGAGTAGGTCGGGTGTTGCGCAAGATCAGGGTGGCTCATAAGCTGGAGCTGGAGCAGATCTCCGTGCCCATCGGGGTTCTTCTGGTCATCTTCCAAGCGAGGCCTGACTGTCTGCTTCAG TTATCAGCGTTGGCCATCGCCAGTGGGAACGCGCTGCTGCTGAAGGGCGGCAAAGAGGCGGCAAACACCATCCGTGTCCTCCATCAGCTCACTCAGGAAGTTCTCTCCATGCATGGCGTCACAGAGGCTGTGCAGCtggtaatgaaaaataaaaaa GTGAGCTCTCATGACGAGGTGGAGGATCTCTGCTGCCTGGACAAGATGATTGACTTGATCATACCTTGCGGATCCTCCAGGCTAGTCCGAAAAATCCAGCGATCCGCCAAGGGCATCCCGGTGCTGGGTCACACCGACGGCATCTGTCACGTCTACGTGGACGCAGAAGCGAGCGTGGATAAAGTCATCAAGATCG TCCGAGACGCCAAGTGTGAATACCCGTCTGCGTGCAATTCCATGGAAACGCTCCTGATCCACCGTGACATCCTCAGAACGCCGCTTTTCGACCAGATCATTGCGACACTCCACACCGAGAAA TTGTCTTATTACTTTCTGCGACGAGGTGAAGATCCACGCCGGGCCGGAGTTGGCCTCCTATCTGACGTTCAGCCCGTCCAAAGCCGAGTCCATGCGCATCGAGTATGCCGACCTGGAATGCTGCATGGAGGTGGTGGAGAACATGGAGGAAGCTGTGGAGCACATACACAAATACGGAAGCTCCCACACGGACGTCATCGTCACAGAAAATG A